In the Deferribacter desulfuricans SSM1 genome, GCTGCCTTTGAATGATCTATAGCTTCTTTAGTCTGAGGCATAACACCATCGTCTGCAGCCACAACCAATATAACAATATCGGTCACCTGAGCACCTCTTGCCCTTAAGGTTGTAAAAGCTTCGTGTCCAGGTGTATCTAAAAAGACAAGTTTCCCCTGAGGTAAATCAACTTCATAAGCTCCTATATGCTGAGTAATTCCACCTGCTTCCTTCTCAGCAATTTTAGTCCTTCTAATTTTATCCAATAAAGATGTTTTACCATGGTCAACATGTCCCATTACAGTAACAATCGGTGGTCTTGGTTTTAAATCTTCAGGTTTATCTTCATATTTAGGAATAAGATCGTCTTCAGTAACAACCTTTACAACTACTTCAATATCATACTCTGCACCAAGCAGCTGTGCCGTTTCTGCATCAATTGATTGATTTATATTAGCCATCACACCCATTTCAAACAATTTTTTCACAATCTCGTTAGCTTTAATACCCATAAGTCTAGCAAGCTCTGTAATTGCTACATTTTCACCAATTTCAATTTTTGAAGGTTTCACAGGTTGTTTAGGTCCTGATTTTTCTTCTTTTTCCTTCTTCTCTTCTTTTACTTCAGTTACTTCATCAGTTTTTTCTATCAATTCTTCTTCAACTACAGACTCACTTTTAATAATCTCTTCTTCAAGTTCTAACTCATCAAACCCTTCTAAAATATCTTTTTGAATGTTCTTAACCTTTTTAGCACCTTTTTTAGCTTTAGGTTTCTTAGTCTCTTTAACCTCTACAATTTCATCTTTATCTTTCCTTTTCTTTTTAACTGTTTCCTTATCTTTATCTATAATGAGTTCTTTAGTAAGTTCTTGTTTCTCTTCATCTCTTTTTATATCTTTATCTTTACCTTTCCCTTTGAAATCGGTCTTTTTCTTATCTTCACCTTTTTTATCATGAGAATATCTTTGAGTTTTTGGTTTATCTGCTCTAGGTTTATCCGTTTTTGGTCTACCACTTCTTTTCTTTTCTATTTTCTCTGCTTTTACCTCTTCACTTTTTACTTTTTCTAGCTTTTCATCTTTCTTATCCTCTTGAGTAGGTTTTTCTTTAATTTTAGAGATAGTTTCAACCTCAACGGATTTCTCTTCTACTTCAACTTTTTCTGCTTTTTCTACTTTATTTTCAGCCTGAACTTTTAACTCTTCAGGTTTTATAGCTTCTTTCTTTTCTACAACCTCTTTATCAACTTTCTCTGCAATCTCTTTTCTCTTTTCTGTTTCTTTTTTCTTTCTTAATTCATCAACTTTTTTTAAACTTTTTTCTAATTCCATCTTCTTCTTAAGTAGTTCTTCTTTTGACAATCTCTTCTTTTCCTTCTTACCTGCATCCTCTTTCAAAACAACTTCTTTAGGTTTGGGGTGTCTTTTTCTCCTCTCCAAAGCCTTTTTCAGAAACTCTTGTCTTTTTTCTGTTTGAAGCTTTTTAGGATCTAAACCCAGTAATGTTACCAATTTATCATCTAAAAAATTAAGTCTTTCTACTTCTTCAACACCATTATCTTTAAGTTTCGAATATACTTCATCAACAGTGATTCCCAGCTTTTCAGCAATTTCCTCAACTTTAAATTTCGCCATACAAAACACCCCTTACTAAATCCATTTTTTTAACTCTTTAATTTTCTCTAAAATATCTATCATAACTAATGCAAGCTGTTTATTTACAACTGCATAAGCTCCTCTAATAGGTCTATGAATATTCATAGCAACGCTCTTCTTATCTTCCAAAAAATAAAAAGGTACTTTTTTCCTTGTAATCAAGTTAACCAATTTACCCTTGCTATGATTACTAATATCTGAAGGGAACAAACATAAAAAAGCTTTCTCATGTATCAAACTATCTTTAACGTTGTAAACACCTTCAATAATATTTTTTGAAGTTATATTAACCCTCATCAAAGTATACAAATATCTTTTATATGTATCTCTAACTTGCTTAACAAGTTTTACAAAAGTAATATTTTCATCTGTCTTTATTTTTAAATGCTTTGATAGAAGGTTCTTTTTTGTAGCCTTATTAAAACATTCTTTATTAAAACAAAGATATGCACCTCTACCATCTAACTTCTGCTTTAAATCAAACACAACTTCATTATCCACAGAAACAAACCTTAGTAGCTCGTTTTTATATTTTTCACTACCACAAGAAATACAGGTTCTTATAGCTTTACTGCCCATTAATCCTCATTCTCAGACAATTCTTCCTCATCTTCCACTTCATAATCAAGTTCTTCAAGCTTTTCAGTAAGATAATCTATTGCGCTATTAATTATTACTACTGCCTGATCTTCATTCACACCTAAAGCCATTACAACTTCGTCAACACTTGCTGTAGAAAGTTTTTCCACATCATCTATTCCATGTTCAATAAGTTTAGAAATCATATTTTCGTCTAAAACATCTATATTTTCAAGATTATATATCTCATAAAATTCTTTAAGCTCTTCTTCTTGCTCCTGAAGTCTCTCTTTTCTAATTATATTGTATTCACTCTCTTTTAATACATCGAGTCTCCAACCAGTCAGCATAGCTGCAAGACGAACATTTTGACCTCTTTTTCCAATAGCTAAAGACAACTGATCATCAGGGACAACAACTTCAATGGTTTTTTCATCTTCAAAAATATTCGTCAAAATAACATCAGCAGGTGATAGCGCATTACATACAAATTTTACAGGATCAGGTGACCACTCTATCACATCTATCTTTTCGCCACGCAATTCATTACTAATTGCATTTATTCTAGTACCCTTTAAACCTATACATGCACCAACAGGATCAATATTACTATTTTTAGAATAAACAGCTACTTTAGCACGATCTCCAGGTTCTCTCGCCACCGCTTTTACTTCAATTATACCTTCAAAAACCTCAGGAATTTCAACCTCAAATAGTTTCTTCAAAAAATCTGGATGAGTTCTTGATAAAATAAGCTGAGGCCAACCCCTAATTACCCTAATCTCTAACAGAAGCGCTCTAACATAATCACCCCTATCATAATAGTCTCCAGGGATAATTTCTCTTTTTGGCATAAAAGCCTCAGTCTTACCAATACTGACAATCATACTATCTTTATCAGATTTTAAAACAACACCAGTGACAATTTGACCAATTTTGTTTTGAAACTCATCATAAACCACTTGTTTCTCAGCTTCTCTAATTTTTTCAACCATTCTCTGTTTTGCCACAGTAGCAGCCTGTCTTCCAAGCTCCTGAAAAGAGATAGGCACCATAATAACATCACCAAGCTCTGCATCAGGCTTTATTTTTTTAGCGTCTTCCAATAAAATTTCATATTTCTTATTTTCTACAGACTCAACAACTTCTTTAGGTACCTTAATATCTATCTTTCCTCTTTCAATATCGACTGTTACCTCAGGATCTGTCAATCTACCATATTTTCTTATCACTGCAGCTTTGATAGAATCCTCAAGAGCCTCTTTTAACAACTCTTTTGACAAACCTTTTTCTTTACCTATCTCATCTGCTACTTTTGCAAGCTCTTTCATTTGACCTCCTAAAACTTTATCTCTAAGTTAGCTTTTTTTACAAGATAATAATCTATCTCGAATTCTTTATTTTCCTCTTCTACAAAAAGAGTTATAATATCACCTTCAACATTTTTAATATAACCTTTATAATTTTTACGTCCATACTTATCATGCTCAACTAATTTAATTTTGCAATATTTGCCTATATATTTTTTAAACTCATCCAAGTTTCTAATTTCTCTTGTCGCACCCGGAGTAGAAACCTCTAAATTATAATTTTCATAAGGAATAATATCAACTTCATCCAGCCATTTTGAAACTTGTTTACTCACAGATATACAATCACTTAACCCCACATTATCTCCTTCTATAAAGATTCTCAGAACCCAACCAGATTTTTCACGCCTAAATTGAATATCATAGATATCTAAAAACTCATTTTTCACATTTTCTTCTAAATAACTTTTAACTTTTTCCTTGATACTATTACTTAAAACATCCATAACTAACCCTAACAAAAAAATAAGTGGGCCAAGCCCACTTAGTTTATTCTATAACACATCACTGATGTTTTTTCAACCACAAATTTTATAAGATTAGAGGGTTTACTCATACACTTCGCAAATGCACAAAATTAAAGAATTTTAAGTTCATTGCACTGAGCAACAGCGACGAAACAATCAAAAAAACTAAATTAAGCCTCAAAGCTTTGGATATTTATAAATTTCCACAAGCTGGTAAGTATATATTTTGCATCATATTAAAGTTTTTCAGTCTAATGAAAGATAAATATTTTTATACTCAATATATCTTAAAGCATAATTTTTAATTGATTCAATATCATCATCAGAGAGCTCTCTTACAACCTTGGCAGGACTGCCTTTAATTAAAACATTAGGAGGAAATTTTTTACCCGGAGGGATCAGAGTCCCAGCAGCCACAATGCTATTTTCAGATACCACACTATCGTCCATAATTATAGCACCTAAACCAATCAAA is a window encoding:
- the infB gene encoding translation initiation factor IF-2, yielding MAKFKVEEIAEKLGITVDEVYSKLKDNGVEEVERLNFLDDKLVTLLGLDPKKLQTEKRQEFLKKALERRKRHPKPKEVVLKEDAGKKEKKRLSKEELLKKKMELEKSLKKVDELRKKKETEKRKEIAEKVDKEVVEKKEAIKPEELKVQAENKVEKAEKVEVEEKSVEVETISKIKEKPTQEDKKDEKLEKVKSEEVKAEKIEKKRSGRPKTDKPRADKPKTQRYSHDKKGEDKKKTDFKGKGKDKDIKRDEEKQELTKELIIDKDKETVKKKRKDKDEIVEVKETKKPKAKKGAKKVKNIQKDILEGFDELELEEEIIKSESVVEEELIEKTDEVTEVKEEKKEKEEKSGPKQPVKPSKIEIGENVAITELARLMGIKANEIVKKLFEMGVMANINQSIDAETAQLLGAEYDIEVVVKVVTEDDLIPKYEDKPEDLKPRPPIVTVMGHVDHGKTSLLDKIRRTKIAEKEAGGITQHIGAYEVDLPQGKLVFLDTPGHEAFTTLRARGAQVTDIVILVVAADDGVMPQTKEAIDHSKAAGVPIVVAINKIDKPNANPEHVKSQLAELGIIPEEWGGSHQFQEVSAKTGQGIDELLERVLLEAEMLELKANPKRPAECVVIEAKLDKHRGAVATVIVQNGTLKKGDVFVVGAQYGKVRSMFNFIGRTVKEAGPSIPVELMGFSEVPEAGEKLIVLPNEKLAKQIADMRKEKKREKEMLEKSKVSLTDIFSKIQEGELQELNIIIKADVQGSVEALKSSLLKLSNPEVKVQVIHDGVGAISESDVLLAAASNAIIIGFNVRPDAKAKAAAEREKVEIHLYSVIYDAIEDVKKAIEGMLTPETKENIVGKVEIRKVFNISKVGRVAGCYVLEGKVTRNSNVRVLRDNVVVYDGKIGTLKRFQDDVKEVVAGYECGLTIDRYNDIKEGDILEVYELVEEKRTLDDVNSGDEK
- a CDS encoding YlxR family protein, with the translated sequence MGSKAIRTCISCGSEKYKNELLRFVSVDNEVVFDLKQKLDGRGAYLCFNKECFNKATKKNLLSKHLKIKTDENITFVKLVKQVRDTYKRYLYTLMRVNITSKNIIEGVYNVKDSLIHEKAFLCLFPSDISNHSKGKLVNLITRKKVPFYFLEDKKSVAMNIHRPIRGAYAVVNKQLALVMIDILEKIKELKKWI
- the nusA gene encoding transcription termination factor NusA, with the protein product MKELAKVADEIGKEKGLSKELLKEALEDSIKAAVIRKYGRLTDPEVTVDIERGKIDIKVPKEVVESVENKKYEILLEDAKKIKPDAELGDVIMVPISFQELGRQAATVAKQRMVEKIREAEKQVVYDEFQNKIGQIVTGVVLKSDKDSMIVSIGKTEAFMPKREIIPGDYYDRGDYVRALLLEIRVIRGWPQLILSRTHPDFLKKLFEVEIPEVFEGIIEVKAVAREPGDRAKVAVYSKNSNIDPVGACIGLKGTRINAISNELRGEKIDVIEWSPDPVKFVCNALSPADVILTNIFEDEKTIEVVVPDDQLSLAIGKRGQNVRLAAMLTGWRLDVLKESEYNIIRKERLQEQEEELKEFYEIYNLENIDVLDENMISKLIEHGIDDVEKLSTASVDEVVMALGVNEDQAVVIINSAIDYLTEKLEELDYEVEDEEELSENED
- the rimP gene encoding ribosome maturation factor RimP; the protein is MDVLSNSIKEKVKSYLEENVKNEFLDIYDIQFRREKSGWVLRIFIEGDNVGLSDCISVSKQVSKWLDEVDIIPYENYNLEVSTPGATREIRNLDEFKKYIGKYCKIKLVEHDKYGRKNYKGYIKNVEGDIITLFVEEENKEFEIDYYLVKKANLEIKF